One Rhododendron vialii isolate Sample 1 chromosome 2a, ASM3025357v1 genomic region harbors:
- the LOC131315960 gene encoding transcription initiation factor TFIID subunit 7-like isoform X1 — translation MEEQFVLRVPPSVAERIESLLNENGSSDDDKSLDLSFSEDGRNGTFVIGNDRFPASLLDLPCIVESYKTYDDSVLIKTADIGQMIMVREHGDPRPDAVEYRHGLTSPMRDARRRRFRREPDLNPELVQRVERDLLNIMAGGTAENMDVEVDGDENARSKSKKAAPLAPPPKPDVPAARANAVEPDGSDSDESDDSV, via the exons ATGGAGGAGCAATTCGTACTCAGAGTTCCACCTTCCGTTGCTGAGCGGATAGAAAGCCTTCTGAATGAGAATGGCTCTTCTGATGATGATAAGTCACTGGATTTGTCTTTCTCTG AAGATGGGAGGAATGGCACATTTGTCATAGGCAATGATCGATTCCCTGCATCTCTCTTGGATCTTCCTTGCATTGTGGAGTCATACAAAACTTATGATGATAGCGTGCTGATCAAAACTGCAGACATTGGCCAA ATGATTATGGTGAGAGAACATGGTGATCCCAGACCAGATGCAGTGGAGTATAGACATGGCCTCACCTCTCCAATGAGGGATGCTCGAAGGCGAAGATTTCGTCGTGAGCCTGATCTAAAT CCTGAGCTTGTACAGCGTGTTGAGCGAGATCTGCTGAACATCATGGCTGGTGGAACAGCTGAGAATATGGAT GTTGAAGTCGATGGTGATGAGAATGCTCGTAGTAAAAGCAAGAAAGCTGCACCTCTTGCTCCTCCACCAAAACCTGATGTTCCGGCTGCCAGAGCAAATGCTGTCGAGCCTGACGGAAGTGATTCTGACGAGTCTGATGATTCAGTATAA
- the LOC131315960 gene encoding transcription initiation factor TFIID subunit 7-like isoform X2: MEEQFVLRVPPSVAERIESLLNENGSSDDDKSLDLSFSDGRNGTFVIGNDRFPASLLDLPCIVESYKTYDDSVLIKTADIGQMIMVREHGDPRPDAVEYRHGLTSPMRDARRRRFRREPDLNPELVQRVERDLLNIMAGGTAENMDVEVDGDENARSKSKKAAPLAPPPKPDVPAARANAVEPDGSDSDESDDSV; this comes from the exons ATGGAGGAGCAATTCGTACTCAGAGTTCCACCTTCCGTTGCTGAGCGGATAGAAAGCCTTCTGAATGAGAATGGCTCTTCTGATGATGATAAGTCACTGGATTTGTCTTTCTCTG ATGGGAGGAATGGCACATTTGTCATAGGCAATGATCGATTCCCTGCATCTCTCTTGGATCTTCCTTGCATTGTGGAGTCATACAAAACTTATGATGATAGCGTGCTGATCAAAACTGCAGACATTGGCCAA ATGATTATGGTGAGAGAACATGGTGATCCCAGACCAGATGCAGTGGAGTATAGACATGGCCTCACCTCTCCAATGAGGGATGCTCGAAGGCGAAGATTTCGTCGTGAGCCTGATCTAAAT CCTGAGCTTGTACAGCGTGTTGAGCGAGATCTGCTGAACATCATGGCTGGTGGAACAGCTGAGAATATGGAT GTTGAAGTCGATGGTGATGAGAATGCTCGTAGTAAAAGCAAGAAAGCTGCACCTCTTGCTCCTCCACCAAAACCTGATGTTCCGGCTGCCAGAGCAAATGCTGTCGAGCCTGACGGAAGTGATTCTGACGAGTCTGATGATTCAGTATAA